Proteins from one Impatiens glandulifera chromosome 2, dImpGla2.1, whole genome shotgun sequence genomic window:
- the LOC124926363 gene encoding uncharacterized protein LOC124926363, with the protein MDGFTAEDLSTIGGIATVSVLHSFIPTHWLPFSVVGRAQKWTLSRTLLVTAFGAVLHVLSTSLLGITAITISNTIAGEETVHQLASLLLVILGGGYIALFLTGKGGGHSHSHNQPMEKMAVAGLVLVPALSPCATTLPVFLAVRNSSSMMVLAIIVLLFSTITVMTSLVALSFYGASQLKFHWVERYDKVLVGSVLCLVGILTLLFHDHGHHDHASEHRKIISL; encoded by the exons ATGGATGGATTTACTGCCGAAGATTTGTCTACAATCGGAGGAATCGCCACTGTTTCCGTCCTCCATTCCTTTATCCCAACACACTGGCTTCCTTTCTCCGTCGTAGGTCGAGCTCAGAAGTGGACTCTTTCAAGAACCCTATTAGTGA CTGCATTTGGAGCAGTTTTACATGTATTGTCAACTTCACTCCTTGGCATAACAGCAATCACGATATCAAATACAATTGCTGGCGAAGAAACTGTACACCAACTTGCTTCTCTACTGCTAGTTATTCTGGGCGGTGGTTACATTGCGCTATTTCTGACTGGAAAAGGCGGAGGACACAGCCATTCGCACAACCAGCCAATGGAAAAAATGGCTGTGGCGGGTCTTGTTCTTGTTCCTGCTCTTTCTCCTTGTGCCACCACCCTTCCCGTGTTTCTTGCAGTCCGAAACTCATCTTCCATGATGGTGCTAGCTATTATCGTACTGCTTTTCAG TACAATAACAGTGATGACCAGTTTGGTGGCTCTGTCGTTCTACGGGGCGAGCCAACTTAAGTTTCACTGGGTGGAGCGATACGACAAGGTTCTAGTCGGGTCTGTCCTCTGTTTGGTTGGGATTTTGACGCTCCTTTTTCACGATCACGGCCATCACGATCATGCGAGTGAGCATCgcaaaataatttctctatga
- the LOC124927833 gene encoding protein ROLLING AND ERECT LEAF 2: protein MGAAPSKMEEDKGLQLCRERKKFVKQALDGRCSLAVTHITYVDSLREVGTSLRMFIEGSSSLFTSTTATPQPLPLTETSLSHFSFSPSPSPHDGPIQYQANHMKSRVPFSKKVVEVLPMPVLASVTSSATFQNNNTPHSTAERSPETPLWDYFGHSHPIDNHLSSYEGLDDTTRLGKEEGVPDLDDDDNDEEEDKHSSSFDEPEDEFDEPSTEFLHNGEKSNNLDMSPSNAHLKDDENKAAETTTPHPPKDLFSSMKDIEYLFIKAADSGKGVPRMLEANKFHFRPIFPGKDSGSMALMMVKACFSCGKDDPIHVQEEPVQNTVNYLTWHRTASSRSSSSRFTHGTNSLDEREDFNDSLLGNCMISGSHASTLDRLFAWERKLYDEVKASQIIRGQYDAKCKLLRSLESTDESKTKIDKVRAVVKDLHSRIRVAIHRIDTISKKIEELRDSELQPQLDELIDGLRRMWEVMFECHKLQLDAISTAYNKGNHKSSDLHRNAIHLKAQLESLSWSFTKWVSAQKTYLQALNNWLFKCIPLQEKSTKRRRRREGPPIRNFGPPMYTTVEVWLELIGTLPEKALQDSIKVLASEINRFVPHHEKNQDKGRDGNNSDTHEVSEDHVHEFDRFQQSLIGFLSQLSVFADSSANMLIKLQKDIQDSKNNYNRKMSIS from the exons ATGGGGGCTGCGCCGTCTAAAATGGAAGAAGACAAGGGTTTACAGCTCTGTCGTGAGCGGAAAAAGTTTGTCAAACAAGCACTTGATGGAAGATGTTCCTTGGCTGTTACTCATATTACATATGTTGATTCCTTAAGAGAAGTTGGAACATCTCTCAGGATGTTTATTGAAGGATCATCATCTCTCTTCACTTCTACCACCGCCACACCACAACCACTTCCATTAACCGAAACATCTCTCTCTCACTTCTCATTCTctccatctccttctccacacGACGGACCTATTCAGTATCAAGCCAACCATATGAAATCTAGGGTTCCATTCTCCAAAAAGGTCGTAGAGGTACTTCCAATGCCTGTTCTAGCTTCAGTAACATCCTCGGCCACATTTCAGAACAATAACACGCCTCATTCGACAGCGGAGAGATCTCCGGAGACTCCTCTTTGGGACTATTTTGGTCATTCTCATCCAATTGACAACCATCTTTCCTCTTATGAAGGCCTGGATGACACAACAAGACTAGGGAAAGAGGAGGGAGTTCCTGAtctggatgatgatgataatgatgaagaagaagataaacattcttcttcatttgatgaGCCAGAAGATGAATTTGATGAACCTTCTACTGAGTTCTTACATAATGGCGAAAAAAGCAACAATCTTGATATGTCACCATCTAATGCACATTTGAAAGATGATGAGAATAAAGCAGCAGAAACTACTACTCCTCATCCTCCTAAGGACTTATTTTCAAGCATGAAAGATATCGAGTATCTATTCATCAAAGCTGCTGATTCTGGTAAAGGCGTCCCAAGGATGCTCGAAGCCAATAAATTTCATTTCCGCCCTATTTTTCCCGGGAAAGATA GTGGGTCTATGGCATTAATGATGGTCAAGGCTTGTTTCTCTTGTGGGAAGGATGATCCTATTCATGTTCAAGAAg AGCCTGTTCAAAATACTGTAAATTACTTGACTTGGCATCGGACTGCTTCATCGCGTTCTTCTTCATCCCGATTTACTCATGGTACAAACTCACTGGATGAAAGGGAAGACTTCAATGACAGCCTTTTAGGTAATTGTATGATCTCTGGAAGTCATGCCTCCACCTTAGACAGACTATTTGCATGGGAGAGGAAGCTTTATGATGAAGTTAAG GCTAGCCAGATAATAAGAGGACAGTATGATGCAAAATGTAAACTCTTAAGAAGTTTAGAATCAACTGATGAAAGCAAAACCAAGATTGATAAAGTACGAGCAGTTGTCAAGGATCTGCACTCGAGAATTAGAGTTGCAATTCACAGAATCGACACAATATCAAAGAAAATCGAGGAATTGAGAGACAGCGAATTACAGCCACAGCTGGACGAGCTGATTGATGG ATTAAGGCGAATGTGGGAAGTGATGTTTGAATGCCACAAGCTTCAGTTGGACGCCATATCAACCGCTTATAACAAAGGCAACCACAAATCCTCGGATTTACATAGGAATGCAATCCATCTCAAAGCTCAACTCGAGTCCCTATCTTGGAGTTTTACGAAATGGGTAAGTGCTCAGAAAACATATCTTCAAGCTTTGAACAATTGGCTTTTCAAATGCATACCTCTGCAAGAGAAATCAACAAAGAGGAGGAGAAGGAGGGAAGGCCCGCCCATCCGTAACTTTGGCCCACCAATGTACACCACTGTTGAAGTTTGGTTGGAATTAATTGGGACCTTACCTGAAAAGGCTTTACAAGATTCTATAAAAGTGTTAGCCTCTGAAATCAATCGTTTCGTTCCTCATCATGAAAAGAACCAAGACAAGGGGCGGGATGGTAATAACAGTGATACACACGAAGTGTCAGAGGATCATGTTCATGAGTTTGATCGTTTTCAACAGAGCCTGATCGGTTTTCTCAGTCAGTTGAGCGTTTTTGCGGATTCATCTGCTAACATGTTAATCAAACTCCAGAAGGACATTCAGGATTCCAAGAACAACTATAACAGAAAGATGTCGATatcatga